In the Pseudanabaena sp. PCC 7367 genome, one interval contains:
- a CDS encoding DUF3155 domain-containing protein: MARRRKRKSRRRQEGRKILEMIPQFSIDSGSDKPVTAARKFIHNSGIAPPALLLVRRNEHTTDRYFWAEKGLFGAQYVEENHFLFPSLRPPEELAMAR, translated from the coding sequence TTGGCTAGGAGACGGAAACGGAAAAGTAGACGTCGTCAAGAAGGTCGTAAGATCCTGGAGATGATACCCCAATTCAGTATCGATAGTGGTAGTGATAAACCAGTGACTGCTGCGCGGAAGTTCATCCATAACTCTGGGATTGCTCCCCCTGCGCTACTTCTGGTCAGACGTAATGAACATACCACCGATCGTTACTTTTGGGCAGAAAAAGGTCTCTTTGGTGCGCAATATGTAGAAGAAAATCACTTTTTGTTTCCTAGCTTAAGGCCTCCGGAAGAGCTGGCTATGGCTAGATAG
- a CDS encoding MFS transporter translates to MNPPPKLVASGILWSRVLALAAMQGAISLTWVYYNIYFPDLLGQFGFSAQIAAFILFFEGLMAAAVEPIMGRVSDRAKRWTGTKLPLIVLGIILAATVFLAIPAIAIFGSPAGVLRWLLPVVLVAWAFTMSLFRSPAISLLGQYAIGSKLPQAASILTLAGGLVGSLKPLAYNLILGMGPVITFLTGSIALLVAGAVLRLTNPPASTNQIEDLSGEGEISDADLAERLITGNDLDQALDQAASVIIEPSARLGLASLNQELPWVFNAILIFVIGILVGGTFRFLVVRLFPAFMANSIFADNISLGMGLMFISMAFFALPMGWLAAQVGNKLMMTIAAAGFAILLVALLGIKVAAIVTLVMLAIAACWSVVINGVIPLALELMPNKLSGFGIGLYFGGFGGINGVFHFIFPDLKAITLAQGAFGTAIAFVALIVCVGLSRNLSQDLSRKAA, encoded by the coding sequence ATGAACCCGCCACCAAAGCTAGTCGCCTCAGGTATTCTCTGGTCGAGGGTGTTGGCTCTTGCTGCTATGCAGGGTGCAATCTCTCTTACCTGGGTCTATTACAACATCTACTTTCCCGATCTGCTTGGTCAATTTGGCTTCTCGGCTCAGATCGCGGCTTTTATTTTGTTCTTTGAAGGACTGATGGCGGCAGCGGTTGAGCCAATTATGGGGCGAGTGTCCGATCGTGCTAAGCGTTGGACTGGCACCAAGTTGCCATTGATTGTGTTGGGAATCATCCTGGCCGCGACGGTATTTTTGGCAATTCCAGCGATCGCTATTTTTGGTAGCCCTGCCGGGGTATTACGCTGGCTGTTACCGGTGGTGTTGGTGGCCTGGGCGTTTACAATGTCGCTGTTCCGCAGTCCAGCAATTAGCTTACTGGGACAATATGCGATTGGTTCTAAGTTACCCCAGGCAGCCAGTATTTTAACCCTGGCGGGGGGATTAGTAGGCTCGCTGAAACCATTGGCCTATAACCTGATTTTGGGCATGGGGCCAGTGATTACTTTTTTAACTGGTTCGATCGCCCTGTTGGTGGCTGGGGCCGTGCTAAGGCTGACAAATCCACCAGCTTCCACGAATCAAATTGAAGATTTAAGTGGTGAAGGCGAGATTTCTGATGCTGATCTAGCAGAGCGATTGATCACTGGCAATGATCTGGATCAAGCCTTAGACCAAGCTGCTTCAGTAATAATCGAACCAAGTGCTCGCCTTGGCCTAGCCAGTCTGAACCAGGAGCTGCCCTGGGTGTTCAATGCCATTTTGATTTTTGTGATTGGGATTCTGGTCGGTGGCACGTTTAGATTCCTAGTCGTTCGTCTTTTCCCTGCCTTCATGGCCAATAGCATCTTTGCCGATAATATCAGCCTGGGGATGGGCTTGATGTTTATCTCAATGGCGTTTTTTGCATTGCCAATGGGTTGGCTGGCGGCTCAGGTTGGCAATAAATTAATGATGACGATCGCGGCGGCTGGGTTTGCCATTTTGCTCGTTGCTCTATTGGGGATAAAGGTGGCGGCGATCGTAACTTTAGTCATGTTAGCGATCGCGGCTTGCTGGAGTGTGGTGATCAATGGGGTTATTCCCCTAGCGCTGGAACTGATGCCAAACAAATTAAGTGGCTTTGGGATCGGTCTCTATTTTGGTGGGTTTGGCGGCATTAATGGCGTGTTTCATTTTATTTTTCCGGATCTTAAGGCGATCACCTTGGCGCAAGGAGCTTTTGGTACGGCGATCGCTTTTGTAGCGTTGATTGTCTGTGTTGGCCTGAGCCGAAATCTCAGCCAGGATCTAAGCCGTAAAGCAGCTTAA
- the mdh gene encoding malate dehydrogenase: protein MFKPNRRIDHSPTRVSVIGAGNVGSTLAQRIAEKNLADVVLLDRVPGKPEGMALDLMQARAIEHHDRLIVGTSDYKDTANSDVVVVTAGVPRKQGMSREDLLRVNAEVVASVVPMAVEHSPDAIFIVVTNPLDVMTYLAWKVSGLPKSKVMGMAGVLDASRFQAFIAMELGISIADITAMVMGGHGDLMVPLPRYSTVSGVPITELMTPDAITRLVDRTRHGGAEIVKLMQTGSAYFAPASAAAEMVEAILLNRRRIIPVAAYLDGEYGLHDLFMGVPVQLGQEGIDMVVELNLSKAELNALHTSAKSVRENIDRLAAMNLA from the coding sequence ATGTTTAAACCCAATCGACGCATTGACCATTCTCCCACCCGCGTTTCTGTAATCGGCGCAGGGAATGTTGGTAGCACCCTGGCGCAACGGATCGCTGAGAAGAATCTGGCTGACGTGGTTTTGCTAGATCGCGTTCCCGGTAAACCGGAGGGAATGGCGCTGGATTTGATGCAGGCTCGCGCGATCGAACATCACGATCGGCTGATTGTTGGCACTTCTGATTACAAAGACACCGCCAATTCCGATGTGGTGGTGGTGACTGCTGGGGTGCCCCGGAAACAGGGGATGAGCCGCGAAGATTTGCTACGAGTGAATGCGGAGGTGGTCGCTTCTGTGGTGCCAATGGCAGTGGAACATTCGCCGGATGCAATTTTTATTGTGGTGACCAATCCGCTGGATGTAATGACCTATCTGGCCTGGAAGGTAAGCGGCCTGCCCAAGAGTAAGGTAATGGGCATGGCTGGCGTTTTGGATGCTTCCCGCTTTCAAGCTTTTATTGCGATGGAATTGGGCATTTCGATCGCCGATATTACGGCAATGGTGATGGGTGGACATGGCGATCTAATGGTGCCATTGCCGCGCTATTCCACTGTCTCTGGGGTGCCAATTACGGAACTAATGACCCCAGATGCCATTACCCGCCTGGTCGATCGCACCCGTCATGGTGGCGCGGAGATCGTCAAGCTGATGCAAACGGGCAGCGCTTATTTTGCCCCCGCTTCGGCAGCAGCAGAGATGGTGGAAGCAATTTTACTCAATCGTCGCCGGATTATTCCCGTTGCCGCTTATCTTGATGGTGAATATGGCTTGCATGATTTATTCATGGGTGTGCCGGTGCAATTGGGGCAGGAGGGGATCGATATGGTGGTTGAGCTGAACTTGTCTAAAGCAGAATTAAATGCTTTGCACACGTCTGCTAAGTCAGTGCGTGAAAACATCGATCGCCTTGCTGCCATGAACTTGGCCTAG
- a CDS encoding tetratricopeptide repeat protein, with the protein MRDRLFLFAILAGLTCGGATVAPVQAQALLPHTLKVNFTNLENQGLALAGDAAQLAQFRQYELALARAKLAVQLAPQAFQTQAILGSIYLRQGEYEKAIAILNKSYSLKQDNPAVLFSLGSAYIRIQEYPKAIENIKAGLKIVPKEPTAIFDLGNAYFLSNRYDEAIEQYEIVTNLDEKFWAAANNIGLVEYERGNQDKAVRFWEQAVNQAEKGDEQAAEPKLALAVVLYQAGNRDRALKLGEEALGIDPRYGKLDFLKENLWGEKLLDDTKPLLAEETLAEIVAESLPDEEE; encoded by the coding sequence GTGCGCGATCGCCTATTTCTATTTGCTATCCTGGCTGGCCTTACCTGTGGTGGTGCAACCGTTGCTCCGGTTCAAGCGCAAGCGCTCTTGCCCCACACCCTCAAGGTTAACTTCACCAACCTAGAAAACCAAGGCTTGGCACTGGCAGGAGATGCCGCTCAACTGGCTCAATTCCGGCAATATGAACTGGCGCTGGCCAGGGCTAAATTGGCTGTGCAACTCGCTCCCCAGGCATTTCAAACCCAGGCGATCTTAGGCAGCATCTATTTGCGTCAGGGCGAATACGAAAAAGCGATCGCCATCCTCAACAAGTCCTATAGCCTCAAGCAAGATAATCCTGCTGTATTATTTAGCCTTGGTTCGGCTTACATCCGGATTCAGGAATATCCCAAGGCGATCGAAAATATTAAAGCTGGCCTCAAGATCGTCCCCAAGGAACCCACCGCAATTTTTGACCTGGGTAATGCCTATTTTCTCAGCAATCGCTATGACGAGGCGATCGAGCAATATGAGATTGTTACTAACCTGGATGAAAAATTCTGGGCGGCTGCCAATAATATTGGTCTGGTGGAATATGAGCGTGGCAACCAGGACAAAGCGGTCAGATTCTGGGAGCAAGCAGTCAATCAAGCGGAAAAAGGAGACGAACAGGCAGCGGAACCAAAACTAGCCCTGGCCGTGGTTTTATATCAAGCTGGCAACCGCGATCGCGCCCTCAAGCTGGGCGAAGAAGCCCTGGGCATCGATCCCCGCTATGGCAAGCTCGACTTCCTCAAGGAGAATTTGTGGGGTGAGAAACTCCTGGACGATACTAAGCCTCTTCTGGCAGAAGAAACCCTGGCGGAGATTGTGGCAGAAAGTTTGCCAGACGAAGAGGAATAA
- a CDS encoding phasin family protein → MNPFKKAIYFGLGLASLAGEKVSEKLNDIQDQAAAIADDLVERGEMTSEEARKFVDDMVNQAQQPVGASKSGDGSTSQTPRTIEILDDDENLPGADPEQVQSLRDKVQELQRELEKMKDS, encoded by the coding sequence GTGAATCCCTTCAAAAAAGCGATCTATTTTGGCTTAGGTCTGGCATCGCTAGCTGGTGAAAAAGTCAGCGAAAAGCTGAATGATATCCAAGATCAGGCGGCGGCGATCGCTGATGATCTCGTCGAGCGCGGTGAAATGACCAGCGAAGAAGCCCGCAAGTTTGTGGATGATATGGTGAACCAGGCTCAGCAACCGGTTGGTGCATCCAAGTCTGGCGACGGATCGACTAGTCAAACACCACGTACGATCGAGATTCTGGACGATGATGAGAATCTACCCGGTGCCGATCCCGAACAGGTGCAAAGCCTCCGCGATAAGGTACAGGAATTGCAGCGAGAGCTAGAAAAAATGAAGGATAGCTAG
- a CDS encoding lipase/acyltransferase domain-containing protein, translating to MDSNAANGDRYKYILFAQHGWADTNRLIGALANSIANSDTLVIAPDLGWVNTWWRIEPLINKAENIAAEAIAQHNQAQIIIVGHSMGGLIWLEILQRRREWWPKIHSLSLVASPVGGANLGKILDPGGWGLGIAKDLATDRTQIAAEIARSIPTLSIAGDVDGGSDGTVLVQCTQFENANFHLIPGLRHEKMKNHPQVAAAILQFWQDPQIPQMPQQNLELSLGQVLITSLRAMPGITNAHPRDFKRAKLFASLRGNYQIKVWRNPVGVDHVFLADPKNQLLYAGFVGWRDRQAFYHTLDQLAQKYD from the coding sequence GTGGATTCTAATGCTGCTAATGGCGATCGCTATAAATATATTTTGTTTGCTCAACATGGCTGGGCGGATACAAATCGATTGATTGGCGCTTTGGCCAATAGTATTGCTAATTCAGATACCCTCGTGATTGCTCCCGATCTAGGTTGGGTGAATACCTGGTGGCGGATCGAGCCATTGATCAATAAGGCAGAAAATATTGCCGCTGAGGCGATCGCCCAACATAATCAAGCGCAAATTATCATTGTTGGCCATTCGATGGGTGGATTGATCTGGTTAGAAATTTTGCAACGGCGGCGGGAATGGTGGCCCAAAATTCATTCGCTTAGTTTGGTGGCCTCACCAGTAGGCGGCGCTAACCTGGGCAAAATTCTTGACCCTGGTGGTTGGGGACTGGGAATTGCTAAGGATCTCGCTACCGATCGCACCCAGATTGCGGCGGAAATAGCGCGATCGATTCCCACCTTGAGTATTGCTGGCGACGTGGATGGTGGCAGTGATGGCACTGTTCTGGTGCAATGCACGCAGTTTGAAAATGCCAATTTTCATTTGATTCCAGGGTTACGGCATGAGAAAATGAAAAACCACCCCCAGGTGGCAGCGGCGATCCTTCAGTTTTGGCAAGATCCCCAGATACCTCAAATGCCTCAGCAAAATTTGGAGTTGTCCCTGGGGCAGGTGCTAATAACCTCACTGCGGGCTATGCCTGGGATCACCAATGCCCACCCCCGTGATTTTAAGCGAGCTAAACTATTTGCCAGTTTACGGGGTAATTACCAGATTAAGGTGTGGCGTAATCCAGTTGGCGTTGACCATGTCTTTTTGGCCGATCCAAAGAACCAGCTATTATATGCGGGGTTTGTGGGGTGGCGCGATCGCCAAGCTTTTTACCATACCCTAGATCAACTTGCCCAGAAGTATGACTAA